The following DNA comes from Cellulomonas soli.
CGTCGGTGCCGGCCGTGGTCACGACGGTGATGTCCATGCCGCGGACCCGGTCGATCTTGTCCTGGTCGATCTCGTGGAAGACGGACTGCTCCACGAGGCCGAAGGTGTAGTTCCCGTTCCCGTCGAACTGCTGCGGCGAGAGGCCACGGAAGTCACGGATGCGGGGCAGGGCCGTCGAGAGCAGACGGTCCAGGAACTCCCAGGCACGGTCGCCACGCAGCGTGACGTGCGCACCGATCGGCATGCCCTCACGGAGCTTGAACTGTGCGATCGACTTGCGGGCCTTGGTGACCTGCGGCTTCTGACCCGTGATCTGGGTCAGGTCGCGGATCGCGCCCTCGATGAGCTTGGAGTCCTTCGCGGCCTCTCCGACACCCATGTTGACGACGACCTTGACCAGGCGCGCGACCTGGTTGATGTTCTCGTGACCGAACTCCTCGCGGAGCGCGGCACGGATCTCGTCGTTGTACTTGGACTTCAGGCGCGGCAGCGCCGGTGCGGTGATCGTGTCGCTCATCAGATGTCCTTACCGGAGCGCTTGGCGACGCGGACGCGAACCGTCCGGGTGCGGCCGTCACGCTCGACCTGCTCGGTGCGGTAGCCGACCCGGGTGCCCTTCTTGGTCTCCGGGTCCACGAGCATCACGTTGCTGATGTGGATGGGGGCCTCGATGGTCTCGATGCCGCCGGTCCGGGTGCCGCGGGCGGTCTGGCCGGCCTTCACGTGCTTCTGCACGCGCTGGACGCCCTCCACCACGACACGCTGGGACTCGACGAGCACCTCGAGGACGCGGCCCTGCTGGCCCTTGTCCCGGCCCGAGATGACGACGACGAGGTCGCCCTTCTTGATCTTCGCCATGGTCAGAGCACCTCCGGTGCCAGCGAGATGATCTTCATGAACTTCTTGTCGCGCAGCTCGCGACCGACCGGACCGAAGATGCGGGTCCCGCGGGGCTCACCGTCGTTCTTGAGGATGACCGCGGCGTTCTCGTCGAACTTGATGTACGAGCCGTCCGGACGCCGGCGCTCCTTGCGGGTGCGCACGATGACCGCCTTGACGACGTCGCCCTTCTTCACGTTGCCACCGGGGATGGCGTCCTTCACGGTGGCGACGATGACGTCACCGATCCCGGCGTAGCGGCGGCCGGAGCCGCCGAGGACACGGATGCAGAGGATCTCCTTGGCACCCGTGTTGTCGGCGACACGAAGTCGCGACTCCTGCTGAATCATCTGTTGCTCCTGTCGTCTGGCGGGTTCTCACACCGAGGCGTGAGCCTGGCCGAACGGATAGTTGCCGTGATGCACACGTCGCGTGGGTGCCGGCTCGTTCCGGACGGACCGGACCGGCACCCACGCCCGTGGGCAACTGGGGGTGGTGCTGCTTACTTGGCCTTCTCGAGGATCTCGACCAGACGCCACCGCTTGGTGGACGACAGGGGCCGGGTCTCCATGATGACGACCAGGTCGCCGATGCCGGCGCTGTTCTGCTCGTCGTGGGCCTTGATCTTGCTGCTGCGACGGATGACCTTGCCGTAGAGCGGGTGCTTGACCCGGTCCTCGACCTCGACCACGACGGTCTTGTCCATCTTGTCGCTGACCACGTAGCCACGCCGCGTCTTGCGGTGCGGACGTGCCTCGCTGACCGCGGTGGTGGTCTCCGCGTTCTTCTCGTTCGCGCTCATCGTGACCTCACTCGCTCGCGCTCGGGGCGGTACGGATGCCGAGCTCGCGCTCTCGCAGGATCGTGTAGATCCGGGCGATGTCCTTGCGGACGGCCTTCAGACGCCCGTGGCTCTCGAGCTGGCCCGTCGCCGACTGGAAGCGGAGGTTGAACAGCTCCTCCTTGGCCTTCTTCAGCTCGGCGACCAGCTTCTCGTCGTCGAAGGCGTCCAGCTCGCTGGGAGCCAGATCCTTGGTTCCGATAGCCATCAGTTACCACCCTCGCGAACCACGAAACGGGTCTTCATCGGGAGCTTGTGCTGCGCGCGGCGCATGGCCTCGCGAGCCAGCGGCTCCGGGACGCCGGCGAGCTCGAACATCACTCGGCCGGGCTTGACGTTGGCGATCCACCACTCGGGCGAACCCTTACCGGAACCCATGCGGGTCTCGGCAGGCTTCTTCGTGAGGGGGCGGTCCGGGTAGATGTTGATCCAGACCTTCCCTCCACGCTTGATGTGGCGGGTCATGGCGATACGCGCAGCCTCGATCTGCCGGTTCGTGACATACGCAGGCTCGAGGGCCTGGATGCCGAACTCACCGAACGTGATCGACGTGCCACCCGTGGCGGCGCCGGAGCGCCCGGGGTGGTGCTGCTTGCGGTGCTTCAGCCTGCGCGGGATCAGCACGGCTCAGGCCTCCGTTCCGGTCTCGGTCGCGGCCTCGGCGGCCGGAGCCGACTCGGTCGCGGTGGCCTCAGCCGGGGCGTCGGACCGCTCGGGGCGACGACCCGCAGTACGCGGGCCGCGGTCGCCACCGCGCTCAGGACGGTCGCTGCGCGGACCACGAGCCGGGCGCGGGGCCTGGCTCGCCTGCTCGCGGGCGAACTCCTTCTCGGTCATGTCGCCCTTGTAGACCCACACCTTGACGCCGATGCGCCCGAAGGTCGTGCGGGCCTCGAAGAAGCCGTAGTCGATGTTCGCGCGGAGCGTGTGCAGCGGCACGCGACCCTCGCGGTAGAACTCCGTGCGGCTCATCTCCGCGCCGCCGAGGCGACCGGAGACCTGCACGCGGATGCCCTTGGCGCCGGCGCGCTGCGCCGACTGGATGCCCTTGCGCATGGCACGACGGAACGACACACGGCTCGCGAGCTGCTCGGCGATGCCCTGGGCGACCAGCTGAGCCTCGATCTCGGCGTTCTTGACCTCGAGGATGTTCAGCTGGACCTGCTTGCCCGTGAGCTTCTCGAGCTCGCCGCGGATGCGGTCGGCCTCCGCGCCACGACGCCCGATGACGATGCCCGGGCGGGCGGTGTGGATGTCGACGCGGACGCGGTCACGCGTGCGCTCGATCTCGACCTTGGCGATGCCCGCGCGCTCCAGACCCGTGCCCATGAGCTTGCGGATCTGCACGTCCTCGCGGACGTAGTCGCGGTACCGCTGACCCGGCTTGGTCGAGTCGGCGAACCAACGCGAACGGTGGTCGGTCGTGATGCCCAGGCGGTACCCGAGCGGGTTGACCTTCTGTCCCACTAGCGGTTCCCTCCCTTGGTTGTGGCCTTCTCGCGCTCGGCGACGACGACCGTGATGTGGCTCGTACGCTTGAGGATCCGGCCGGCGCGACCCTGCGCGCGCGGACGGAACCGCTTCATCGTCGGGCCCTCGTCGACGAAGACCTCAGAGATGTAGAGGTCCTTCTCGTCCAGACGCTCGTTGCTGCGCTTGGCAGCTTCACGAGCGTTCGCGATCGCCGACTCGACGACCTTGAGGACGGTCTCCCCCGCGGCCTGCGGTGCGAACTTCAGCACCGCCACGGCCTCGCCGGCCTGCTTGCCACGGATGAGGTCCACGACGCGCCGGGCCTTCTGGGGCGTGACGCGGACGAACCGCGCCTTCGCCTTGGCTTCCATTGCTGTCCTGCCTTCTGTCTTGTGCCGTCAGGGCGTCACCAGCTGACCGAGGTCAGCGGCGACGACCCTTCCGGTCGTCCTTCTCGTGGCCGCGGAAGGTCCGCGTGGGGGCGAACTCGCCGAGCTTGTGGCCGACCATCGACTCGGTGACGAACACCGGGGCGTGCTTGCGACCGTCATGCACGGCGAACGTGTGACCGAGGAAGTCCGGCGTGATGACCGAACGACGCGACCACGTCTTGATGACGTTCTTGGTCCCGGCCTCGTTCTGGACGTCGACCTTCTTCTGGAGGTGTCCGTCGACGAACGGGCCCTTCTTCAGGCTGCGTGGCATCTCGGGCTCCTATCAGCGCTTCTTGCCGGTACGCCGACGGCGCACGATGAGCTTGTCGCTCGGCTTGTTCGGACGACGGGTACGGCCCTCGGGCTGACCCCACGGGCTGACCGGGTGGCGACCACCGGAGGTCTTGCCCTCACCACCACCGTGCGGGTGGTCGATCGGGTTCATGGCGACACCACGGACGGTCGGGCGCTTGCCCTTCCAGCGCATGCGGCCGGCCTTGCCCCAGTTGATGTTCGACTGCTCGGCGTTGCCGACCTCGCCGATCGTCGCGCGGCAGCGCAGGTCGACGTTGCGGATCTCGCCGGACGGCATGCGCAGCTGCGCGTACGGGCCGTCCTTGGCGACGAGCTGCACCGACGTCCCGGCCGAACGTGCGATCTTCGCGCCGCCGCCGGGCTTGAGCTCGATGGCGTGGATGACCGTACCGGTCGGGATGTTGCGCAGGGGCAGGTTGTTGCCCGGCTTGATGTCGGCACCGGCACCGGCCTCGACGACATCGCCCTGCGACAGCTTGTTGGGCGCGATGATGTAGCGCTTCTCGCCGTCCGCGTAGTGCAGGAGCGCGATGCGCGCCGTGCGGTTCGGGTCGTACTCGATGTGCGCGACCTTGGCGGGCACGCCGTCCTTGTCGTGGCGACGGAAGTCGATGACGCGGTACGCACGCTTGTGACCGCCACCCTGGTGGCGGGTCGTCACACGACCGGTGGAGTTGCGGCCACCCGTCTTGTGCAGCGGACGGACGAGCGACTTCTCCGGCTGCGAGCGCGTGATCTCGACGAAGTCGGCGACCGACGAGCCACGACGGCCCGGCGTCGTCGGCTTGTACTTACGGATTCCCATGGGGACTAGTCCTCTTCTGCTCTCGGGCCGCTCAGCCGACCGGTCCGCCGAAGATGTCGATCGTTCCCTCGCGGAGGGTGACGATCGCACGCTTCGTGTCCTTGCGGCGGCCGATTCCGAACCGGGTCCGTCGGGCCTTGCCCTGACGGTTCGCGGTGTTGACCGAGTCGACCTTGACGCCGAAGACCTGCTCGACGGCGATCTTGATCTCGGTCTTGTTCGCCCGCGGGTCGACGAGGAAGGTGTACTTCCCCTCGTCGAGCAGGCCGTAGCTCTTCTCCGAGACGACCGGCGCGATCAGGATGTCGCGCGGGTCCTTACCGACGGCGGTCACTTGGTCTCCTCCTGCGCCTCGGACTCGGTGGCGACAGCAGTAGCACCGCGACCCTTGGTCGGGCCGGCGAGGAACGCGTCGAGCGCGCCCTGCGTGAAGACCACGTCGTCCGAGATCAGCACGTCGTACGTGTTGAGCTGGTCGGCGACGAGCAGGTGGACCCGCTCGACGTTGCGCAGCGACTTCCACGTGATCTCGTCGGAGCGCTCGACCACGACCAGGACGTTCTTGCGACCCGACAGGTTGTCGAGAACCGCCAGAGCGGACTTGGTCGACGGCGCGGCGCCCGGGGCGAACCCGGAGACGACGTGCACGCGGCCGGCGCGGGCGCGGTCCGAGAGAGCACCGCGGAGCGCCGCGGCCTTCATCTTCTTCGGGGTCCGCTGGCTGTAGTCGCGCGGGGTCGGGCCGTGGACGACGCCACCACCGGCGAACTGCGGCGCACGGGTCGAGCCCTGACGGGCGCGGCCGGTGCCCTTCTGCTTGTACGGCTTCTTGCCGCCACCGGAGACCTCACCACGGGACTTCGTGTCGTGGGTTCCCTGGCGCGCCGCGGCGAGCTGGGCGACGACGACCTGGTGGATCAGCGGGACGTTCGTCTGCACGTCGAAGACGTCACCGGGCAGGTCGGCCGTACCGGCCTTCTTGCCCTCGGAGTCCAGGACGTCGACGGTCAGCGTGTCGCTCATGCGGTTCACGCCCCCTTCGCTGCGGAACGCACGACCACGACGCCACCCTTGGGGCCCGGGACCGCGCCCTTGACGAGCAGCAGACCCTTCTCGGCGTCGACCGCGTGCACGGTCAGGTTCTGAGTGGTCTGGCGGTCGACACCCATGCGACCGGCCATGCGCAGGCCCTTGAAGACGCGCGACGGGGTGGAGGCCCCACCGATCGAGCCGGGCTTGCGGTGGTTGCGGTGCGAACCGTGGGAGGCCGAGACGCCCTTGAAGCCGTGACGCTTCATGACACCTGCGGTGCCCTTGCCCTTGGTCGTACCGATGACGTCGACGACGGTGCCGGCCTCGAAGGCCGCCGCCGTGATCTCCTGCCCGAGCGTGTACTCGGCAGCGTCGGACGTACGGATCTCGGCCACGTGCCGGCGGGGGGTGACCCCGGCCTTCTCGAAGTGGCCCTTGAGCGGCTTGGTGACCTTGCGCGGATCGATCTGGCCGTAGGCCAGCTGCACCGCGGCGTAGCCGTCAGCCTCAGCGGAGCGCACCTGGGTGACGACGTTCGTGCCGACCGAGACGACCGTGACCGGGACGAGACGACCGTTGTCGTCCCACACCTGGGTCATGCCGAGCTTCGTGCCGAGCACCGCCGTGACGGGGCGCGCGTTCTGCTGGGTAACCATGAAGATCAGTTCCTTCCCAGCGTCAGAGCTTGATCTCGATGTTCACGTCCGCGGGCAGGTCGAGACGCATGAGCGAGTCGACTGCCTTCGGCGTGGGGTCGATGATGTCGATCAGCCGCTTGTGCGTGCGCATCTCGAAGTGCTCACGGCTGTCCTTGTACTTGTGGGGCGACCGGATGACGCAGAAGACGTTCTTCTCCGTCGGCAACGGCACCGGACCCACGACCGACGCACCAGCGCGAGTCACCGTGTCGACGATCTTGCGCGCCGAGCTGTCGATGACCTCGTGGTCGTAGGACTTGAGCCGGATGCGGATCTTCTGTCCCGCCATGGCGTCGTCTACTTCCTTCTTCTCGAACCGGTCCATCCGACCCCCGCACTCGGGCGTGTCGCTTTGCACGACGCACTCTTGCGCTGTGTGCCGTTCCCGGCACGGGGTGGTTGGCTGCAGCGGGACCCCGCCCCGCGGATCACTCCGCGGGTTCGTGGAGCCCTCCACGTTTTCCCTGCCCTTCGTCCCGGCGAGCGCACGACGGCACCCGCCCGCGACGGGCAACCTGAACAGTGTGCCAGACCTGGCCGGGATACTCCAATCCGCCCGGGCTGGGCGTCCGCGCCGACGACGCCGGAGCACCCCGCTCCGGCGTCGTCGGTCGCGGGTCAGCCCTGCGTCCCGACCCAGAACGTGGCCTCGAACGCCCCGCCGACGGCCTCGGAGCCGGCACGTCGGGGCTCGACGCTCAGCAGCATGACCGGCGTGCCTCCCACGTCGGTGAGCGCGCCGACCTCGAGCTGCTCGACGGCGCCGAAGACGCTCACGGCGCAGCCGTCCTCGGACAGGTCGCTGCCCACACCGAGGGTCACGTCCCCCGCGACGAGCTGAGCGCCCTGCGCGACCGTCCGGACCACGCCGCCCACCGGCGCAGCGGCGGTGCGCCCACACGTCGCGACCGACGAGCGACCGAACCGAGTCAGACCGAACACACCCGCGACCACGAGCGCGACGACCACAGCGAGCCCCACCGCCAGACCGGCCCGGGATCGGCGGCGCCTCGGCACGCCCGTCCCCGGCGCGCTCACGCCGCACCGTCCTCGCCCGCCGGGGCGAACTCGAGCACGGCCAGTCCCGGTCCGGCGGCCACGACGTCGCGCAGCGTGAGCGTCCCCCATCCCGGCACCGCGAGGGCCCTCCCCCGGTCGACCCAGGCGCGATGCTGGTCC
Coding sequences within:
- the rpsQ gene encoding 30S ribosomal protein S17 — translated: MSANEKNAETTTAVSEARPHRKTRRGYVVSDKMDKTVVVEVEDRVKHPLYGKVIRRSSKIKAHDEQNSAGIGDLVVIMETRPLSSTKRWRLVEILEKAK
- the rplX gene encoding 50S ribosomal protein L24 codes for the protein MAKIKKGDLVVVISGRDKGQQGRVLEVLVESQRVVVEGVQRVQKHVKAGQTARGTRTGGIETIEAPIHISNVMLVDPETKKGTRVGYRTEQVERDGRTRTVRVRVAKRSGKDI
- the rpmC gene encoding 50S ribosomal protein L29 encodes the protein MAIGTKDLAPSELDAFDDEKLVAELKKAKEELFNLRFQSATGQLESHGRLKAVRKDIARIYTILRERELGIRTAPSASE
- the rpsJ gene encoding 30S ribosomal protein S10; this encodes MAGQKIRIRLKSYDHEVIDSSARKIVDTVTRAGASVVGPVPLPTEKNVFCVIRSPHKYKDSREHFEMRTHKRLIDIIDPTPKAVDSLMRLDLPADVNIEIKL
- the rplP gene encoding 50S ribosomal protein L16; this encodes MLIPRRLKHRKQHHPGRSGAATGGTSITFGEFGIQALEPAYVTNRQIEAARIAMTRHIKRGGKVWINIYPDRPLTKKPAETRMGSGKGSPEWWIANVKPGRVMFELAGVPEPLAREAMRRAQHKLPMKTRFVVREGGN
- the rpsS gene encoding 30S ribosomal protein S19, producing MPRSLKKGPFVDGHLQKKVDVQNEAGTKNVIKTWSRRSVITPDFLGHTFAVHDGRKHAPVFVTESMVGHKLGEFAPTRTFRGHEKDDRKGRRR
- the rplN gene encoding 50S ribosomal protein L14, whose protein sequence is MIQQESRLRVADNTGAKEILCIRVLGGSGRRYAGIGDVIVATVKDAIPGGNVKKGDVVKAVIVRTRKERRRPDGSYIKFDENAAVILKNDGEPRGTRIFGPVGRELRDKKFMKIISLAPEVL
- the rpsC gene encoding 30S ribosomal protein S3, producing the protein MGQKVNPLGYRLGITTDHRSRWFADSTKPGQRYRDYVREDVQIRKLMGTGLERAGIAKVEIERTRDRVRVDIHTARPGIVIGRRGAEADRIRGELEKLTGKQVQLNILEVKNAEIEAQLVAQGIAEQLASRVSFRRAMRKGIQSAQRAGAKGIRVQVSGRLGGAEMSRTEFYREGRVPLHTLRANIDYGFFEARTTFGRIGVKVWVYKGDMTEKEFAREQASQAPRPARGPRSDRPERGGDRGPRTAGRRPERSDAPAEATATESAPAAEAATETGTEA
- the rplV gene encoding 50S ribosomal protein L22, with translation MEAKAKARFVRVTPQKARRVVDLIRGKQAGEAVAVLKFAPQAAGETVLKVVESAIANAREAAKRSNERLDEKDLYISEVFVDEGPTMKRFRPRAQGRAGRILKRTSHITVVVAEREKATTKGGNR
- the rplD gene encoding 50S ribosomal protein L4, with the translated sequence MSDTLTVDVLDSEGKKAGTADLPGDVFDVQTNVPLIHQVVVAQLAAARQGTHDTKSRGEVSGGGKKPYKQKGTGRARQGSTRAPQFAGGGVVHGPTPRDYSQRTPKKMKAAALRGALSDRARAGRVHVVSGFAPGAAPSTKSALAVLDNLSGRKNVLVVVERSDEITWKSLRNVERVHLLVADQLNTYDVLISDDVVFTQGALDAFLAGPTKGRGATAVATESEAQEETK
- the rplC gene encoding 50S ribosomal protein L3; its protein translation is MVTQQNARPVTAVLGTKLGMTQVWDDNGRLVPVTVVSVGTNVVTQVRSAEADGYAAVQLAYGQIDPRKVTKPLKGHFEKAGVTPRRHVAEIRTSDAAEYTLGQEITAAAFEAGTVVDVIGTTKGKGTAGVMKRHGFKGVSASHGSHRNHRKPGSIGGASTPSRVFKGLRMAGRMGVDRQTTQNLTVHAVDAEKGLLLVKGAVPGPKGGVVVVRSAAKGA
- the rplW gene encoding 50S ribosomal protein L23; translation: MTAVGKDPRDILIAPVVSEKSYGLLDEGKYTFLVDPRANKTEIKIAVEQVFGVKVDSVNTANRQGKARRTRFGIGRRKDTKRAIVTLREGTIDIFGGPVG
- the rplB gene encoding 50S ribosomal protein L2, with amino-acid sequence MGIRKYKPTTPGRRGSSVADFVEITRSQPEKSLVRPLHKTGGRNSTGRVTTRHQGGGHKRAYRVIDFRRHDKDGVPAKVAHIEYDPNRTARIALLHYADGEKRYIIAPNKLSQGDVVEAGAGADIKPGNNLPLRNIPTGTVIHAIELKPGGGAKIARSAGTSVQLVAKDGPYAQLRMPSGEIRNVDLRCRATIGEVGNAEQSNINWGKAGRMRWKGKRPTVRGVAMNPIDHPHGGGEGKTSGGRHPVSPWGQPEGRTRRPNKPSDKLIVRRRRTGKKR
- the rplE gene encoding 50S ribosomal protein L5, which encodes MSDTITAPALPRLKSKYNDEIRAALREEFGHENINQVARLVKVVVNMGVGEAAKDSKLIEGAIRDLTQITGQKPQVTKARKSIAQFKLREGMPIGAHVTLRGDRAWEFLDRLLSTALPRIRDFRGLSPQQFDGNGNYTFGLVEQSVFHEIDQDKIDRVRGMDITVVTTAGTDAEGRAFLKLLGFPFKEN